A stretch of Telopea speciosissima isolate NSW1024214 ecotype Mountain lineage chromosome 11, Tspe_v1, whole genome shotgun sequence DNA encodes these proteins:
- the LOC122645174 gene encoding alpha-1,3-arabinosyltransferase XAT3-like, with amino-acid sequence MKNQAILKQLSRYEIINIDTEDKVHCFPHLIVGLKHYKELRIDPLTASKGYSMKEFRQLIRNAYSLKKLTAIKIGSDSQEKPRFLILTRTDTRKFLNVDEIAELAKSMGFEVVVSEAMTDLDKFSHIVNSCDVMMGIHGAGLTNLVFLPNNAILIQVLPLGRFEWLASNCFGDPALDMELRYMEYQIKEEESSLIEQYPLDHLVFKDPHSIHKDDWGLFKSVYLDKQDVKFNVSRFKSTLIEVLELLHH; translated from the coding sequence ATGAAGAACCAAGCAATACTAAAGCAACTTTCGAGGTACGAGATCATCAACATTGATACTGAAGATAAAGTTCATTGCTTCCCACATTTGATAGTTGGTCTTAAACATTACAAGGAGTTGAGAATTGATCCTTTAACAGCTTCAAAAGGGTACTCCATGAAAGAGTTCAGGCAGCTCATAAGAAATGCCTACTCATTGAAGAAATTAACTGCAATCAAGATTGGTTCTGATTCACAAGAGAAGCCAAGGTTTCTGATCTTAACAAGGACTGATACCCGAAAATTTTTGAATGTCGATGAAATAGCCGAATTGGCTAAAAGCATGGGCTTTGAAGTAGTAGTCTCTGAGGCAATGACAGATTTGGATAAATTCTCTCACATTGTGAACTCCTGTGATGTGATGATGGGAATTCATGGAGCAGGGCTCACAAACCTTGTTTTTCTTCCTAACAATGCAATATTGATACAGGTACTTCCTTTGGGTAGATTTGAATGGTTGGCTTCTAATTGTTTTGGTGACCCAGCCTTGGATATGGAGTTAAGGTACATGGAGTATcagataaaagaagaagagagctcTTTAATAGAACAATACCCACTTGACCATCTAGTTTTTAAGGATCCTCATTCAATACATAAGGATGATTGGGGATTATTTAAATCTGTATACTTAGATAAGCAAGATGTAAAGTTTAATGTCAGTAGGTTTAAATCTACATTGATAGAAGTCCTTGAGCTTCTCCACCACTAG
- the LOC122644591 gene encoding alpha-1,3-arabinosyltransferase XAT3-like — protein sequence MMKSNRIFAKSFSRYEHKKFRYWAIIVLFIFSLSFFTLLRTSFGPLPIFSGELVIERKQICNVSDPKFDYCDVEGDIRIRGRSSKIFDVSSQMFDMVGNESWTIKPYPRKNDHFMMGFIKEFKVNAIVGDEEAPPCNLNHSVPAIVFSVGGYASGNHWHAFTDTLIPLFEVSAQFHGEVQFLITDIEQHWITKYQAILKQLSRYEIINIDINDKVHCFPRMIVGLKYYKDFRIDPLTASKGYSVKEFRKLIREAYSLKRSDAINILQTQEKPRLLILTRNESRAIMNVDEIIELAKNMDFEVVVSDAMASLNNFSHVVNSCDVMMGVHGAGLTNLAFLPNNAVVIQVLPWGAFEWLASHCFGKPALEMDLRYMEYKIKEEESSLIEQYPLDDPVFKESHLNKEADWELFKSVYLKQNVKIDVGRFKATLSKALELLPH from the exons ATGATGAAATCCAACAGGATTTTTGCTAAAAGCTTCAGTCGATATGAGCACAAGAAGTTCAGATATTGGGCAATTATTGTATTATTCATCTTCTCATTAAGCTTCTTCACTCTTCTTAGAACTTCTTTTGGTCCTCTACCAATTT TTTCAGGTGAATTGGTAATAGAGAGAAAGCAAATTTGCAatgtttcagacccaaaatttGACTATTGTGATGTTGAGGGAGATATTAGGATTCGTGGGAGATCCTCCAAaatctttgatgtttcatctcaaatgtttgaTATGGTAGGAAATGAATCATGGACTATAAAACCTTATCCTCGAAAGAATGATCATTTCATGATGGGATTCATTAAGGAATTCAAAGTAAATGCGATTGTGGGTGATGAAGAAGCCCCGCCGTGCAATCTAAATCACAGTGTTCCGGCTATCGTATTCTCAGTTGGAGGATATGCCTCAGGAAACCATTGGCATGCTTTCACTGATACACTCATTCCTCTTTTCGAAGTTTCAGCCCAATTTCACGGTGAAGTTCAATTTCTTATCACTGATATAGAACAACATTGGATTACGAAGTACCAAGCAATACTAAAACAACTATCAAGGTACGAGATCATCAATATTGATATTAATGATAAAGTTCATTGCTTTCCAAGAATGATAGTTGGTCTTAAGTATTACAAGGACTTTAGAATTGACCCTTTAACAGCTTCTAAAGGGTACTCTGTAAAAGAGTTTAGGAAGCTCATAAGAGAGGCCTACTCATTGAAGAGATCAGATGCAATCAATATTCTTCAAACACAAGAGAAGCCAAGGCTTCTGATCTTAACACGGAACGAGTCTCGTGCAATTATGAATGTCGATGAAATAATCGAATTGGCTAAAAACATGGATTTTGAAGTGGTTGTCTCTGATGCTATGGCGAGTTTGAATAACTTCTCGCACGTCGTGAATTCCTGCGATGTGATGATGGGAGTCCATGGAGCAGGGCTCACAAACCTTGCTTTCCTTCCTAACAATGCAGTAGTGATACAGGTACTTCCTTGGGGTGCATTTGAATGGTTGGCTTCTCATTGTTTTGGGAAACCTGCCTTGGAAATGGACTTAAGGTACATGGAGTAtaagataaaagaagaagagagttctTTAATAGAACAGTACCCACTAGATGATCCAGTTTTTAAGGAGTCTCATCTAAATAAAGAAGCTGATTGGGAACTATTTAAATCTGTGTACTTAAAGCAAAATGTAAAGATTGATGTGGGTAGATTTAAAGCTACATTGTCAAAAGCCCTTGAGCTTCTCCCTCACTAG